From Lysinibacillus sp. SGAir0095, the proteins below share one genomic window:
- a CDS encoding ABC transporter permease produces MNNTKLHEQFLLSLRKEKRWVRFYQLLILITFFGLWEIASRLRWVDPLIFSSPSKVTNLLIDKIADGSILVHISYTLFETVLGFIIGTLLGTILAAILWWSPFLSKVLDPYLVILNSMPKVALGPILIVAMGPGMSSIITMGAIISVIISTIVIYTSFRNVDANYLKVMQTFNATRSQMFKEAILPSSFPTIISTLKVNVGLSWVGVIVGEFLVSSKGLGYLIIYGFQVFNFNLVLMSLLIIAVFATIMYQLVELLEKKLIKSE; encoded by the coding sequence TGAACAATTTCTGCTATCACTGAGAAAAGAAAAAAGATGGGTACGATTTTACCAATTATTAATTCTCATCACATTCTTTGGATTGTGGGAAATCGCTTCTCGTTTAAGATGGGTCGATCCATTAATCTTTAGTTCACCTTCCAAAGTAACGAACTTACTTATTGACAAGATTGCAGATGGTTCTATTTTGGTGCATATCAGCTATACATTATTTGAAACGGTACTTGGGTTTATCATAGGTACTTTACTAGGTACAATATTGGCAGCAATTCTATGGTGGTCACCTTTTTTATCTAAGGTGCTAGATCCATATTTAGTCATATTAAATTCTATGCCAAAAGTTGCTCTTGGACCAATTCTTATTGTGGCAATGGGACCTGGAATGAGCTCGATAATTACAATGGGGGCAATCATTTCGGTAATCATTTCTACAATAGTTATCTATACGTCCTTTCGTAATGTTGATGCCAATTATCTAAAAGTAATGCAAACCTTTAATGCGACCAGATCTCAAATGTTCAAGGAAGCCATCTTACCTTCGTCGTTCCCAACGATCATCTCCACTTTGAAAGTAAATGTTGGATTATCGTGGGTTGGGGTTATTGTCGGTGAGTTCTTAGTATCATCGAAAGGACTGGGTTACTTAATCATTTATGGCTTCCAAGTATTTAACTTTAACCTTGTTCTTATGTCTCTGCTCATCATCGCTGTATTTGCAACAATTATGTACCAGCTGGTTGAATTGCTAGAAAAAAAGCTTATAAAAAGTGAATAA
- a CDS encoding YlaI family protein — MRVKCVICDSINELDDDVPLAKKLRNRPIHTYTCPECYDRIAINTEKRLATGNFRFFRTSSPVDEEF, encoded by the coding sequence ATGCGAGTCAAATGTGTGATTTGTGATTCAATCAATGAGCTTGATGATGACGTACCTTTAGCAAAGAAATTACGTAATCGACCGATTCACACTTATACGTGTCCGGAATGTTATGATCGAATTGCCATAAATACCGAAAAAAGATTAGCAACTGGAAACTTTAGATTCTTCCGTACTTCATCCCCAGTCGATGAGGAGTTCTAA
- a CDS encoding peptidyl-prolyl cis-trans isomerase, producing the protein MESIIPVKGAVKYKITLDPTVWIFDDRRIDLKTFFLEKQEVEDEDLKYLLNTGRHWSREIMEGATFPPTLKTERKFDRQGMKTGTFGMEIKHFLKNAEIEEHAKQVVFELADGQEVAFSIKEANTIIFKYSQDGKPIAEGGPVHLLFADGSNVDNPIKNIAAIRVD; encoded by the coding sequence ATGGAAAGTATTATACCAGTTAAAGGTGCAGTTAAATATAAAATTACTTTAGATCCAACTGTTTGGATCTTTGATGATCGTCGAATAGATTTAAAAACTTTTTTCTTGGAAAAACAAGAAGTTGAAGATGAAGATTTAAAATATCTTCTAAATACAGGTAGACATTGGTCTCGGGAAATTATGGAAGGTGCTACTTTTCCTCCAACATTAAAAACAGAAAGAAAGTTCGACCGTCAAGGAATGAAAACTGGTACATTTGGAATGGAAATAAAACATTTCTTAAAAAATGCTGAAATTGAAGAACATGCAAAGCAAGTTGTATTCGAATTAGCGGATGGTCAAGAAGTAGCTTTTTCCATCAAAGAAGCAAATACAATTATTTTTAAATACAGTCAGGACGGTAAACCAATTGCAGAGGGTGGTCCTGTACACCTTTTATTTGCTGATGGATCAAACGTTGACAACCCTATTAAAAATATTGCAGCTATTCGAGTTGACTAA
- a CDS encoding YlaN family protein, translated as MDTKSQASYQEQALELLLNDADKIARLIKVQMDHLTMPSCPLYEEVLDTQMFGLSREIDFAVKLGLIDRERGKEILDTLEKELSLLHEAYTNK; from the coding sequence ATGGATACGAAATCACAAGCTTCCTACCAGGAACAAGCTTTGGAATTACTGCTAAATGACGCAGATAAAATTGCACGTTTAATAAAAGTTCAAATGGATCATTTAACAATGCCATCATGTCCTTTATATGAAGAAGTTCTAGATACTCAAATGTTTGGCTTATCACGGGAGATTGATTTTGCTGTAAAGCTAGGATTAATTGATCGTGAACGAGGAAAAGAAATTCTAGATACATTAGAAAAAGAACTTTCCTTGTTACATGAAGCATATACAAACAAATAA
- a CDS encoding FtsW/RodA/SpoVE family cell cycle protein: protein MKKYLNYYVRNFDYPLFFTYLFLCLFGLVMIYSSSIMVSIVEEDGTPTYYYRKQLLNLVIAAFAFIVGAFFPYKHFSSKRIMQILLFITFILLFWVKIDGIEAGGAKSWISLFGLMNFQPSEFAKLFIILYFAGAFYRKSLNNPMENLEPNNIVYPILVWLAIILFVGTETDLGAVLILSGIAVAVVAASGIQFKKFIKFFTVLIGFGSALIGLIILVKGNEILTDNRIGRIQSFLNPFEYESGSSYQVINGYIAIGSGGLEGVGLGQSIQKLGFLPEPQTDFIMAIIAEELGILGVIIVLGGLGFIIFRALTIALKTRDPLARMIAAGIGSWIAVQSFVNLGGLSGLIPLTGVTLPFISYGGTSILLLSFAMGVLVNVSMYVKLEKKL from the coding sequence ATGAAAAAATATCTAAATTACTATGTGAGGAATTTTGATTATCCTTTATTCTTTACCTATTTATTTTTATGTCTATTTGGACTTGTTATGATTTATAGTTCGAGCATTATGGTCAGTATAGTCGAAGAAGATGGAACACCTACATACTACTACCGGAAGCAATTATTAAACTTGGTCATTGCTGCTTTTGCATTTATCGTAGGTGCATTTTTCCCATATAAGCACTTCAGCAGTAAAAGAATCATGCAAATATTGTTATTTATCACATTCATTTTACTATTTTGGGTTAAGATTGATGGAATAGAGGCAGGGGGGGCAAAAAGTTGGATTAGTTTATTTGGGCTCATGAACTTCCAACCTTCCGAATTTGCTAAACTATTTATAATCTTATATTTTGCTGGTGCCTTTTATAGAAAAAGTTTAAATAATCCAATGGAAAATTTAGAGCCAAACAATATTGTTTATCCAATTCTCGTTTGGCTGGCCATAATCTTGTTTGTTGGTACAGAAACAGATTTAGGTGCCGTATTAATCTTATCGGGTATTGCGGTAGCAGTAGTTGCTGCTAGCGGTATTCAATTTAAAAAGTTTATCAAGTTTTTCACAGTGTTAATAGGTTTCGGTTCTGCCCTTATAGGCCTAATAATACTAGTGAAAGGTAACGAAATCCTTACAGATAACCGAATTGGCCGTATTCAATCATTTTTAAACCCTTTTGAATATGAAAGCGGCTCCAGTTATCAGGTGATTAATGGATATATAGCAATAGGTTCCGGTGGTTTAGAGGGGGTTGGTTTAGGTCAATCCATTCAAAAACTCGGCTTTTTACCTGAGCCACAAACCGATTTCATCATGGCAATCATCGCAGAAGAGCTAGGAATATTAGGTGTAATTATTGTATTAGGTGGTTTAGGCTTTATCATCTTTAGAGCGCTAACAATTGCTCTGAAAACTAGGGATCCACTTGCTAGAATGATAGCAGCGGGGATTGGTAGTTGGATCGCTGTTCAATCTTTTGTTAACCTTGGGGGATTATCGGGACTTATCCCGTTAACCGGTGTTACGTTACCATTTATCAGTTATGGCGGAACATCTATATTATTATTATCTTTTGCAATGGGAGTATTAGTGAATGTTTCCATGTATGTCAAGTTGGAAAAGAAGTTATAA
- the pyc gene encoding pyruvate carboxylase: MKKINKILVANRGEIAIRIFRACNELKLKTVAIYSREDSGSYHRYKSDESYLVGEGKKPIDAYLDIEGIIEIAKQANVDAIHPGYGFLSENLEFARRCEEEGIIFIGPTSEHLDMFGDKVKAREQAIAAKIPVIPGTDGPVSSIDEVIEFGDSHGYPLMIKAALGGGGRGMRLVHTQDELASSYERAKSEAKAAFGSDEVYVEKAIIKPKHIEVQILGDASGNIVHLYERDCSIQRRHQKVVEIAPSNSISKELRNRICDAAVQLMQNVEYINAGTVEFLVSGDEFYFIEVNPRIQVEHTITEMITGIDIVHAQIKIAEGHHLHSQEIGIPAQSEIPLFGYAIQSRVTTEDPANDFMPDTGKLMVYRSSGGFGVRLDAGNGFQGAVVTPYYDSLLVKISTWGMTFKEASAKMHRNLREFRIRGVKTNIPFLENVVLHDNFISGVFDTSFIDTTPELFNFPVRKDRGTKILNYIGNVTLNGFPGVEKRSKPILVQPNKPKFDLKTEIQPGTKQILDERGAEGLISWVKEQKEVLLTDTTFRDAHQSLLATRVRSQDMYQIADYNARMLNDFFSFELWGGATFDVAYRFLKEDPWARLEKLREQMPNVLFQMLLRGANAVGYKNYPDNLIREFIKESASSGIDVFRIFDSLNWIKGMEVAIDEARQTGKIAEAAICYTGDILDDSRGKYSVRYYKDMAKELEAAGAHILAIKDMAGLLKPEAAYRLISELKESTELPIHLHTHDTSGNGIYTYAKAIEAGVDIIDTALGSMSGLTSQPSANSLYYAMKGGKREVRANIDALEQLSTYWQDVRTFYSDFESGMNSPHSEIYVHEMPGGQYSNLQQQAKAVGLGDRWDEVKKMYARVNLLFGDIVKVTPSSKVVGDMALFMVQNDLNEDNIFERGLTIDFPDSVVELFQGYLGQIPGGFPQELQKVILKDREAITVRPGELLEPVNFEELEKTLTEKIGRPATHQDVLAYALYPKVFEDYVTAQGLFGDISVLDTPTFLYGLKLGEEIEVEIEKGKTLIIKLIEIGEPQHDGTRIMYFELNGQSRELVIQDMTVEVDGNVALKANPSNPNQIGATMPGTVLKVVVSKGSPVKRGDHLLITEAMKMETTVQAPKDGIVKEVYTAAGDAISTGDLLIELE, from the coding sequence GTGAAGAAAATTAACAAAATTTTAGTAGCAAACCGAGGAGAAATTGCAATTCGTATTTTTCGTGCCTGTAACGAATTGAAGCTTAAAACAGTTGCAATTTACTCAAGGGAAGATAGTGGTTCATATCATCGTTACAAATCGGATGAATCTTACCTAGTAGGGGAAGGTAAAAAACCGATTGATGCTTACTTGGATATCGAAGGAATCATCGAAATCGCAAAGCAAGCAAATGTTGATGCTATTCACCCTGGATATGGCTTCTTATCAGAAAATCTAGAATTTGCTAGACGCTGTGAAGAAGAAGGCATCATCTTTATAGGTCCAACTTCAGAACATCTAGATATGTTTGGTGACAAGGTAAAAGCAAGAGAACAAGCGATAGCAGCAAAAATCCCTGTTATCCCAGGAACTGATGGACCAGTTTCAAGTATCGATGAGGTAATTGAATTTGGTGATTCTCACGGCTATCCATTAATGATTAAAGCAGCTCTTGGTGGTGGCGGTCGTGGTATGCGCTTAGTACACACACAAGATGAGCTTGCGTCTAGCTATGAACGTGCAAAGTCAGAAGCGAAAGCTGCCTTTGGTTCAGATGAAGTGTATGTGGAAAAAGCAATTATTAAACCAAAGCATATAGAAGTACAGATTTTAGGGGATGCTTCAGGTAATATTGTTCACTTGTATGAACGCGATTGTTCAATTCAAAGACGTCATCAAAAAGTGGTGGAAATTGCCCCGTCCAATTCAATTTCAAAGGAACTGCGTAATCGAATCTGTGATGCTGCTGTACAATTGATGCAAAATGTCGAATACATAAATGCAGGTACTGTAGAGTTTTTAGTTTCGGGAGACGAGTTTTACTTTATTGAAGTCAACCCTAGAATTCAGGTTGAGCATACAATTACTGAAATGATTACTGGAATTGATATTGTTCATGCACAAATAAAAATTGCTGAAGGTCATCATCTACATTCACAGGAAATTGGTATTCCAGCACAAAGTGAAATACCACTTTTCGGGTACGCGATTCAATCACGTGTAACAACAGAGGATCCAGCAAACGATTTTATGCCAGATACAGGAAAATTAATGGTTTACCGCTCGAGTGGTGGATTTGGTGTACGTTTAGATGCAGGGAATGGATTCCAAGGGGCTGTAGTGACTCCTTACTACGATTCACTGCTTGTTAAAATTTCTACTTGGGGTATGACGTTTAAAGAAGCATCCGCAAAAATGCATCGAAACTTAAGAGAGTTCCGTATCCGTGGTGTTAAAACAAATATTCCATTTTTAGAAAATGTAGTACTTCATGATAATTTTATCTCGGGTGTGTTTGATACAAGCTTTATCGATACAACTCCAGAGCTATTTAACTTCCCTGTACGTAAAGACAGAGGAACGAAAATTTTAAACTATATTGGGAATGTAACGTTAAACGGATTCCCAGGAGTTGAAAAACGATCAAAACCGATTTTAGTTCAACCAAATAAACCGAAATTTGATTTGAAAACTGAGATACAACCAGGTACAAAGCAAATTTTAGATGAGCGTGGAGCAGAAGGGCTAATCTCATGGGTAAAAGAACAAAAAGAAGTATTGTTAACTGATACAACTTTCCGTGATGCTCACCAATCTTTATTAGCAACTCGTGTACGATCTCAGGATATGTATCAAATTGCAGATTATAATGCGCGCATGTTAAATGATTTCTTCTCATTTGAATTGTGGGGTGGAGCAACATTTGATGTAGCTTACCGTTTCTTAAAAGAAGATCCATGGGCACGTCTTGAAAAATTACGTGAGCAGATGCCAAATGTATTGTTCCAAATGCTTTTGCGTGGCGCAAATGCTGTGGGCTATAAAAATTACCCTGATAATCTGATTCGTGAATTTATCAAAGAATCGGCATCTTCTGGAATTGATGTATTCAGAATATTCGATAGTTTAAACTGGATTAAAGGAATGGAAGTTGCGATCGATGAAGCTCGTCAAACTGGAAAGATTGCAGAAGCAGCAATTTGTTACACAGGCGACATACTGGATGATTCTCGTGGAAAATATTCTGTTCGGTATTATAAAGATATGGCAAAAGAATTAGAAGCTGCCGGTGCTCATATTTTAGCAATAAAAGATATGGCCGGTTTATTAAAACCTGAAGCAGCGTATCGATTAATTTCTGAATTAAAAGAATCGACTGAATTGCCAATTCATCTTCACACACATGACACAAGTGGAAACGGCATTTACACGTATGCCAAAGCAATTGAGGCTGGTGTAGACATTATTGATACAGCGCTTGGTTCAATGTCAGGTTTAACTTCACAACCAAGTGCCAATTCATTGTATTATGCTATGAAAGGTGGTAAACGTGAAGTGCGTGCGAATATCGATGCACTTGAACAATTATCAACTTATTGGCAAGATGTTCGTACTTTCTATAGTGACTTTGAAAGTGGTATGAATAGCCCGCATTCAGAGATATATGTTCATGAAATGCCAGGTGGGCAATACAGTAATCTTCAGCAACAAGCGAAAGCAGTTGGTTTAGGCGATCGTTGGGATGAAGTGAAAAAAATGTATGCACGAGTAAACCTATTATTTGGTGATATCGTAAAAGTTACTCCATCATCAAAAGTAGTTGGGGATATGGCATTGTTTATGGTGCAAAATGACCTGAACGAAGATAATATCTTCGAACGTGGTTTAACGATTGATTTCCCTGATTCAGTAGTTGAATTATTCCAAGGTTATTTGGGTCAAATTCCAGGCGGATTCCCACAAGAATTGCAAAAGGTAATTTTAAAAGATCGAGAAGCAATTACTGTAAGACCGGGAGAGCTCCTTGAACCAGTGAATTTTGAAGAGCTTGAAAAAACTCTGACAGAAAAAATAGGGCGTCCGGCTACACACCAAGATGTTTTAGCTTACGCATTGTATCCTAAAGTGTTTGAAGACTATGTAACTGCCCAGGGACTATTCGGAGATATCTCGGTATTAGATACACCTACTTTCCTATACGGTTTAAAGCTTGGGGAAGAAATCGAGGTTGAAATCGAAAAAGGAAAGACATTAATTATTAAATTGATTGAAATTGGAGAGCCACAACATGATGGAACACGTATCATGTACTTCGAACTAAACGGTCAATCTCGTGAATTAGTAATTCAAGATATGACGGTTGAAGTAGATGGAAACGTAGCATTAAAGGCAAATCCAAGCAATCCAAATCAAATTGGCGCAACAATGCCCGGAACAGTACTAAAAGTTGTTGTTTCTAAAGGTAGCCCAGTAAAACGCGGCGATCACTTACTTATTACTGAAGCAATGAAGATGGAAACAACTGTTCAAGCACCAAAAGATGGTATTGTTAAAGAGGTATACACAGCTGCAGGAGACGCCATTTCAACAGGCGACTTATTAATTGAATTAGAATAG
- a CDS encoding heme A synthase has translation MQHNQSKLLKWIALATTIGMLLILLGGALVTKTESGLGCGRNWPDCNGSLIPKEITKEVLIEFSHRFVTGSVSILVLALVIGTWRKLGSIREVKFLGILAIFFLVAQALIGAAQVLWGQGDFILALHFGISLISFASVLLLAMIVFEVDTKFDADKVYIGKKLKWHTLGVSIYSYLVVYTGALVRHTQSSLVCTDWPFCNNENPFALPNNMYEWVQMGHRFAVLLIFIWVTYILVHVLKHYKNQRVIYWGWLIAFLILLAQMTTGMLIIFTKLNLFVSLFHSLFISCLFGIFCYMILLVSRSIYNEKNI, from the coding sequence ATGCAACATAATCAAAGTAAATTACTGAAATGGATTGCTTTAGCTACAACAATCGGTATGTTGCTTATTCTTCTTGGTGGAGCCCTTGTTACAAAAACTGAAAGCGGTTTAGGTTGTGGTCGAAACTGGCCTGATTGTAATGGGTCCCTTATACCAAAAGAAATAACAAAAGAGGTTTTAATAGAATTCTCACATCGATTTGTTACAGGTTCCGTCTCAATACTTGTTCTAGCTTTAGTAATTGGAACTTGGCGTAAACTTGGTTCCATTCGTGAAGTGAAATTTTTAGGAATTTTAGCAATCTTTTTCTTAGTAGCCCAAGCATTAATTGGTGCTGCTCAGGTTCTATGGGGTCAAGGTGATTTTATCCTTGCACTGCACTTTGGAATATCCTTAATTTCATTCGCTAGTGTCTTGCTACTAGCCATGATTGTATTTGAAGTAGATACTAAATTTGATGCCGATAAAGTATATATTGGTAAAAAACTTAAATGGCATACATTAGGCGTTTCAATTTATTCATATTTGGTTGTTTATACAGGCGCATTAGTTCGACATACACAATCTAGCTTAGTTTGTACAGATTGGCCATTCTGTAACAATGAAAATCCGTTTGCTCTACCAAATAATATGTATGAATGGGTTCAGATGGGACACCGATTTGCAGTACTATTAATTTTTATTTGGGTTACATATATTCTGGTTCATGTCCTTAAGCATTATAAGAACCAACGTGTTATTTATTGGGGTTGGCTCATTGCGTTCCTAATCTTATTAGCACAGATGACAACAGGCATGCTGATTATTTTTACAAAGCTTAATTTGTTCGTGTCATTATTCCATTCATTATTTATCTCGTGTTTGTTTGGTATATTCTGTTACATGATTTTACTAGTTTCACGCAGTATTTATAATGAAAAAAATATTTAG
- the coxB gene encoding cytochrome c oxidase subunit II, whose amino-acid sequence MMKGLKKWRLFSLLAVMTVFLSACGEEYITTLKPTGAVGKEQFNLLLFSIAIMALVTIVVSVLYLYAFMKARRSKLGEDYMPKQVEGSHTLEVIWTVIPIVLLLILAVPTLISTYKFADVKAMDEVDEEGNKTALTVNVTAKLYWWEFEYPEQGIVTAQELVVPTGEKVYFNLKAADVKHSFWIPSVGGKMDTNVENVNKFYLQFDKESKDLEQGVFYGKCAELCGPSHALMDFKVKVLAPAEFNDWVAAMQATEGQTASAESADLGEQTFANSCLMCHAVSGVGASGAMGPNLTTFGDRNRVAGILDHTEESIEEWVADPESIKPGNLMTGKYGELSDEEISAVADYIMGLSIED is encoded by the coding sequence ATGATGAAAGGGCTTAAAAAATGGCGTCTTTTCTCACTGTTAGCAGTAATGACAGTATTTCTTTCTGCATGTGGTGAAGAGTATATTACAACTCTTAAACCAACAGGTGCAGTGGGGAAAGAACAATTTAATTTACTATTATTCTCAATTGCAATTATGGCATTAGTAACAATAGTAGTATCAGTTCTTTATTTGTATGCTTTTATGAAGGCTCGCCGTTCTAAACTTGGCGAAGACTACATGCCAAAACAAGTAGAAGGAAGTCATACATTAGAAGTGATTTGGACAGTAATTCCAATCGTATTACTTTTAATCTTAGCAGTTCCTACTTTAATTTCTACTTACAAATTTGCTGATGTAAAAGCAATGGATGAAGTAGATGAAGAAGGAAACAAAACAGCTTTAACAGTGAATGTTACTGCGAAATTATATTGGTGGGAATTTGAATATCCAGAACAAGGTATTGTAACAGCGCAAGAACTGGTTGTTCCTACTGGCGAAAAAGTATACTTTAATTTAAAAGCTGCTGATGTTAAACACTCATTCTGGATTCCTTCAGTGGGTGGTAAAATGGATACAAACGTTGAAAACGTTAACAAATTCTATTTACAATTTGATAAAGAATCAAAAGATTTAGAGCAAGGCGTTTTCTATGGAAAATGTGCAGAGCTTTGTGGTCCTTCACATGCCTTAATGGACTTCAAAGTTAAAGTTCTTGCACCTGCTGAATTTAATGATTGGGTAGCTGCAATGCAAGCAACAGAAGGTCAAACAGCTTCTGCTGAGTCAGCTGACCTAGGTGAGCAAACATTTGCAAATAGCTGTTTAATGTGTCACGCAGTTTCTGGTGTAGGTGCTTCTGGAGCAATGGGGCCAAACTTAACAACGTTTGGTGATCGTAACCGTGTTGCAGGAATCCTTGACCATACTGAAGAAAGCATTGAAGAATGGGTTGCTGACCCAGAAAGCATCAAGCCAGGTAACTTAATGACTGGTAAATATGGTGAACTTTCAGATGAAGAAATCAGTGCAGTTGCCGATTACATTATGGGATTATCTATTGAAGATTAA
- a CDS encoding cytochrome c oxidase subunit I, producing the protein MSSAAVTNKKGFGATLWDYLTTVDHKKLGVMYLLAGTLFFAIAGFEALLMRIQLMVPNNDFVSAGTFNELLTMHGTTMLFLAATPLLFGFMNAVVPLQIGARDVAFPFLNSLGFWLFFLGALFLHLSFFLGGAPDAGWTNYASLALYSPGHGIDFYVLGLQISGAGTLISGINFIVTIITMRAPGMTFMRMPLFTWTSLITSALITFAFPPLTVGLFLMLVDRMFGANFFDHTMGGNTVIWEHLFWIFGHPEVYILVLPAFGLFSEIIPVFARKRLFGYSSMVFATILIGFLGFMVWAHHMFTTGLGATANAIFAVATMAIAVPTGMKVFNWILTIWGGSVKVTVPMLYALGFIPSFVAGGVTGVMQAAAPLDYQLHDSYFIVAHFHYVIVGGIVTAIFGSMHFYWPIMFNRALSEKLGVWTFWIFFIGFHCTFFIQHFLGLMGMPRRVFTYQANQGWDLFNFISSIGAILMAIGVVLLVINIIISAKSKPLNCRDYWGDGRSLEWAIKTPVPFYNFKQTPLVRGYDPYWLEKHDGNEEGMIYAEPLGDIHMPNNSILPLIMSIGTFVAAFGSLYHPDGKAWAIPVLILGLAITVGAMIVRSVKDDLGFHVHVEEIIATEEQLYGKGGNK; encoded by the coding sequence GTGAGCTCTGCCGCAGTTACAAATAAAAAGGGCTTTGGAGCAACGTTATGGGACTATTTAACAACTGTCGATCATAAGAAGCTTGGCGTGATGTATTTACTCGCTGGTACATTATTCTTTGCAATCGCAGGTTTTGAAGCGCTTTTGATGCGTATTCAGTTAATGGTACCAAACAATGATTTTGTTTCAGCCGGTACATTTAATGAATTATTAACAATGCATGGTACGACGATGCTATTCTTAGCAGCGACACCATTGCTATTCGGATTTATGAACGCAGTCGTGCCTTTACAAATTGGTGCACGTGACGTTGCGTTCCCGTTCTTAAACTCTTTAGGATTTTGGTTGTTCTTCTTAGGAGCACTTTTCTTACATTTATCATTCTTTTTAGGTGGAGCTCCTGATGCAGGTTGGACAAACTACGCATCTTTAGCATTATATTCACCTGGTCATGGTATTGACTTTTATGTTTTAGGTTTACAAATTTCTGGTGCGGGTACGTTGATTTCTGGTATTAACTTCATCGTTACAATCATTACAATGCGCGCACCTGGTATGACATTTATGCGTATGCCATTATTTACTTGGACTTCTTTAATTACAAGTGCTTTAATTACATTCGCATTCCCTCCACTAACAGTAGGTTTGTTCTTAATGTTAGTTGACCGTATGTTCGGTGCAAACTTCTTCGACCATACAATGGGTGGTAACACAGTTATTTGGGAGCATTTATTCTGGATTTTTGGTCACCCTGAGGTATATATCTTAGTTTTACCTGCATTCGGTTTGTTCTCAGAAATCATTCCGGTATTTGCTCGTAAACGTTTATTCGGATACTCTTCGATGGTATTCGCAACAATCTTAATTGGTTTCTTAGGATTCATGGTATGGGCCCACCATATGTTCACTACTGGACTTGGTGCTACAGCTAACGCGATTTTCGCCGTTGCTACAATGGCAATTGCCGTTCCTACCGGTATGAAGGTATTCAACTGGATCTTAACGATCTGGGGCGGTTCGGTTAAAGTAACAGTACCAATGCTTTATGCACTTGGTTTCATCCCTTCATTCGTAGCTGGTGGGGTAACGGGGGTTATGCAGGCAGCTGCACCACTTGACTACCAATTACATGATTCTTACTTTATCGTAGCTCACTTCCACTACGTAATCGTTGGTGGTATCGTTACAGCAATCTTTGGTTCAATGCACTTCTATTGGCCAATTATGTTTAACCGTGCTTTAAGTGAGAAATTAGGAGTATGGACTTTCTGGATTTTCTTCATCGGATTCCATTGTACATTCTTCATTCAACATTTCTTAGGTTTAATGGGTATGCCACGTCGTGTATTCACTTACCAAGCAAATCAAGGATGGGATTTATTTAACTTTATCTCATCAATCGGTGCTATTTTAATGGCAATTGGTGTAGTTTTATTAGTAATCAATATTATTATCTCTGCTAAATCTAAACCATTAAATTGCCGTGATTACTGGGGAGATGGACGTTCACTTGAGTGGGCAATTAAAACGCCAGTACCATTCTATAACTTTAAACAAACTCCACTTGTTCGTGGATATGATCCATACTGGTTAGAAAAACATGATGGTAATGAAGAGGGTATGATTTATGCAGAACCACTAGGTGACATTCACATGCCTAACAATTCAATTTTACCGTTAATCATGTCTATCGGTACTTTCGTTGCTGCATTTGGTTCACTATACCATCCAGATGGCAAAGCATGGGCTATTCCAGTATTAATACTTGGTTTAGCAATTACTGTTGGAGCAATGATTGTTCGTTCAGTAAAAGACGATCTTGGTTTCCATGTTCATGTTGAAGAAATTATCGCAACTGAGGAACAGCTTTATGGAAAAGGGGGTAACAAATAA